From a region of the Streptomyces tirandamycinicus genome:
- a CDS encoding methionine ABC transporter permease, with translation MTWSEMQPLLTQGTLDTLYMVLWSTVVTAIGGLPLGILLVLTDKGGLLQNAPVNKAVGVVVNIGRSLPFIILLIALIPFTTAVVGTFIGPTAMIVPLAVGAIPFFARLVETAVREVDHGLVEAVQSMGGSIPTIIRKVLLPQALPSIVAAVTTTVIVLVGYSAMAGAVGGEGLGSKAVTYGFQRFETEFMLVTVVILIALVTAVQLIGDGVVRLLSRRGRTD, from the coding sequence GTGACGTGGTCGGAGATGCAGCCCCTGCTGACCCAGGGCACGCTGGACACCCTCTACATGGTCCTGTGGTCCACCGTGGTCACCGCGATCGGCGGACTGCCGCTCGGCATCCTCCTCGTCCTCACCGACAAGGGCGGACTGCTGCAGAACGCCCCCGTGAACAAGGCCGTCGGCGTGGTCGTGAACATCGGCCGCTCGCTGCCGTTCATCATCCTGCTGATCGCGCTGATCCCCTTCACCACGGCCGTGGTCGGCACCTTCATCGGCCCCACCGCCATGATCGTGCCGCTCGCCGTCGGTGCCATCCCGTTCTTCGCGCGACTCGTCGAGACGGCGGTCCGCGAGGTCGACCACGGACTGGTCGAAGCCGTCCAGTCCATGGGCGGATCCATCCCGACGATCATCCGCAAGGTACTGCTGCCGCAGGCCCTCCCGTCGATCGTCGCCGCCGTCACCACCACCGTGATCGTGCTCGTCGGCTACTCGGCCATGGCGGGCGCGGTCGGCGGGGAGGGCCTCGGCTCCAAGGCCGTGACCTACGGATTCCAGCGGTTCGAGACCGAGTTCATGCTCGTCACCGTCGTCATCCTGATCGCCCTCGTCACGGCCGTACAGCTGATCGGCGACGGAGTCGTGCGGCTGCTGTCACGCCGCGGCCGCACCGACTGA
- a CDS encoding methionine ABC transporter ATP-binding protein, with protein MITTTGLTKVYRSRGRDITALDGVDLHVREGEVFGVIGRSGAGKSSLIRCVNLLERPTSGSVVVDGTDLTALAGRGNRAGKELRRARSRIGMVFQHFNLLSSRTVRDNVELPLEILGVSGAARTRRALELLDLVGLADKAGAYPAQLSGGQKQRVGIARALAGDPKVLLSDEATSALDPETTRSVLQLLRDLNRELGLTVLLITHEMDVVKTVCDSAALMRQGRIVESGTVGELLATPGSELARELFPVTGDASGPDRTVLDVTFHGDAATRPVISRLSRTYNIDISILGAAMDTVGGRQIGRMRIELPGGYETNVVPVGFLREQGLQVDVVDDDAPAAVPVQGNGARGAALVKETVK; from the coding sequence GTGATCACCACCACGGGCCTCACCAAGGTCTACCGGTCGCGAGGCCGCGACATCACCGCGCTCGACGGCGTCGACCTGCACGTCCGCGAGGGCGAGGTGTTCGGCGTCATCGGCCGCAGCGGAGCGGGTAAGTCCTCCCTGATCCGCTGCGTGAACCTGCTGGAGCGTCCCACCTCCGGCAGTGTCGTCGTCGACGGCACCGACCTCACCGCTCTCGCCGGACGCGGCAACCGCGCCGGGAAGGAACTCCGCCGGGCGCGCAGCCGCATCGGCATGGTCTTCCAGCACTTCAACCTGCTGTCCTCGCGCACCGTGCGGGACAATGTCGAACTGCCGCTGGAGATCCTCGGCGTCTCCGGTGCCGCACGCACGCGCCGCGCCCTCGAACTCCTCGACCTCGTGGGCCTCGCCGACAAGGCCGGGGCCTACCCCGCGCAGCTCTCCGGCGGCCAGAAGCAGCGCGTCGGCATCGCCCGCGCGCTCGCCGGCGACCCCAAGGTGCTCCTCTCCGACGAGGCCACCAGCGCTCTCGACCCCGAGACCACCCGATCCGTCCTCCAGCTGCTGCGCGACCTCAACCGGGAGCTCGGCCTGACCGTACTGCTCATCACGCACGAGATGGACGTGGTCAAGACCGTCTGCGACTCCGCCGCCCTGATGCGGCAGGGCCGGATCGTCGAGTCCGGCACGGTCGGCGAGCTGCTCGCCACCCCCGGCTCCGAACTCGCCCGCGAGCTGTTCCCCGTCACCGGGGACGCCTCGGGGCCGGACCGCACCGTCCTGGACGTCACCTTCCACGGCGACGCCGCCACCCGGCCGGTGATCTCCCGGCTGTCCCGTACCTACAACATCGACATATCGATCCTCGGAGCCGCGATGGACACCGTCGGCGGCAGGCAGATCGGCCGGATGCGCATCGAGCTGCCCGGCGGCTACGAGACCAACGTCGTCCCGGTCGGCTTCCTGCGTGAACAGGGCCTGCAGGTCGACGTCGTGGACGACGACGCGCCGGCCGCGGTGCCCGTGCAGGGCAACGGGGCCCGGGGCGCCGCACTGGTGAAGGAGACCGTCAAGTGA